Genomic DNA from Haloplanus aerogenes:
ACGGAAGCCGACGTGGTGCGATGAACACGGCCGCCCCTAGTCATAGGGATTCTCGGAAGTCATCATAGAGTCTCGCCGGACCGACTCGGCGAGACTCTATGGACCGTTACGATACTCCCTATCAGCACGCGAATTGTGTCGGTTGTTGAGGATGTCACCGAGGAGGATTGCTGTATTGCCGGCACTACGTCGACCGTTCGGCGGCGCACCGGTACCGACCTCCAGCAGGGCCGACAACCGCTCCGCCTACCACGTCAGCCCTTCGTACGTGATGCCCTCCCGACGCTCGACGATCCGGCGGCCGTCGATCACGACCGAGTTCGACATCAGGTCGAACTCCCGATCCAGCTCGCCGAACTCCGGCCAGTCCGTGACGATCAGCGCGGCGTGGGCGCCCGACAGCGTCGGCGACGGCGAGGCGAGATACTCCACGTCGGGGAAGTGTTTGGCCATGTTGTCCCGCGCGGCGGGGTTGGGGTCGTAGGCGATGACGTCCGCGCCGCGTTCCTGTAGCCCTTCGATGATCGGAATGGCCCGCGAGTTGCGCACGTCGTCCGTCCCGGGTTTGAACGCGAGGCCGAGGACGGCCACCCGTTTCCCTTCTACGTCGACGTGGTCGTCCATCAGATCGAGCATGCGCTGGGGTTGGCGGTCGTTCACGTCGATGGCCGCCTGCAGGAGTTCGGGGTCGTACCCCTGCTCCCTGGCGGCGGCGACGATGGCGTTCACGTCCTTCGGGAAGCAACTGCCGCCCCAGCCGACACCGCTGCGGAGGAACTGCTCGCCGATGCGGTCGTCGAGGCCGATAGCGTCGGCCACCTCGTAGGCGTCGACGCCGTACTCCTTGCAGATGTTCCCGAGTTCGTTGATGAGGCTGACCTTCGCGGCGAGGAAGGCGTTGTTGGCGTACTTGATGATCTCGGCCTCGCGGAGGCCGGTCTCGACGAC
This window encodes:
- the aglM gene encoding UDP-glucose 6-dehydrogenase AglM, which translates into the protein MKIGIVGSGYVGTTIAACFADLGHDVMNVDVDEAVVTKLNDGAAPISEPDLDDLLGRYAGESLFATTEYEDLVDFRPEVIFLALPTPSNDDGSIDTSTIEAGAEALGGVLADIEGYPTVVVKSTVVPGTTENVIGPALELESGGRIGVDFGLAVNPEFLREGSAVSDFTDPDKLVFGTDDDDRAREALESVYAPLLDDDDDVPVVETGLREAEIIKYANNAFLAAKVSLINELGNICKEYGVDAYEVADAIGLDDRIGEQFLRSGVGWGGSCFPKDVNAIVAAAREQGYDPELLQAAIDVNDRQPQRMLDLMDDHVDVEGKRVAVLGLAFKPGTDDVRNSRAIPIIEGLQERGADVIAYDPNPAARDNMAKHFPDVEYLASPSPTLSGAHAALIVTDWPEFGELDREFDLMSNSVVIDGRRIVERREGITYEGLTW